From Halichoerus grypus chromosome 6, mHalGry1.hap1.1, whole genome shotgun sequence, one genomic window encodes:
- the LRCH4 gene encoding leucine-rich repeat and calponin homology domain-containing protein 4 isoform X4: MAAAVAAPLAAGGEEAAATTSVPGSPGLPGSRSAERALEEAVATGTLNLSNRRLKHFPRGAARSYDLSDITQADLSRNRFPEVPEAACQLVSLEGLSLYHNCLRCLNPALGNLTALTYLNLSRNQLSSLPPYICQLPLRVLIVSNNKLGALPPDISALGSLRQLDVSGNELQALPAELCSLPSLRDLSVRRNQLSTLPDELGDLPLVRLDFSCNRVSRIPVSFCRLRHLQVILLDSNPLQSPPAQICLKGKLHIFKYLSTEAGRRGASALGDLAPSRPPSFSPCPAEDLFPGRRYDGGLDSGFHSVDSGSKRWSGNESTDEFSELSFRISELAREPRGPRERREDGSADGDPEQIDFIDSHVPAEDEERGAAEEQRPPELSPAAGDAEKAPSSSVLKLGVRAAGGGAASTQAAYNGMPKSSATQLGASGGQGAPAPAPQEPLPAAGPATVPAPRPLGSIQRPNSFLFRSSSQSGSGPSSPDSVLRPRRSPQLLDEKELMAQLRPVLESKLQRPLPEDLAEALANGVILCQLANQLRPRSVPFIHVPSPAVPKLSALKSRKNVESFLEACRKMGVPEADLCSPSDLLQGTAQGLWTTLEAVKRVGGRVPPPLWPPSGLGGFILFYVVLMLLLYVVYTRLLGS, from the exons ATGGCGGCGGCGGTAGCGGCCCCACTCGCCGCCGGGGGTGAGGAGGCGGCGGCCACGACCTCTGTTCCAGGGTCTCCGGGTCTGCCCGGGAGCCGCAGTGCAGAGAGGGCCCTGGAGGAGGCCGTGGCCACCGGGACCCTGAACCTATCTAACCGGCGCTTGAAGCACTTCCCCCGGGGCGCGGCCCGCAGCTACGACCTGTCAGACATCACCCAGGCTG ACCTGTCCCGGAACCGGTTCCCTGAGGTGCCGGAGGCAGCATGCCAGCTGGTGTCCCTGGAGGGCCTGAGCCTCTACCACAATTGCCTGAGATGCCTGAACCCAGCCTTGGGGAATCTCACAGCCCTTACCTACCTCAACCTCAG CCGAAACCAGCTGTCATCGCTGCCACCCTACATCTGCCAGCTGCCTCTGAGGGTGCTCATCGTCAGCAACAACAAACTGGGAGCCCTGCCTCCCGACATCAGCGCCTTGGGAAGCCTGCGGCAGCTT GATGTGAGCGGCAATGAGTTGCAGGCCCTCCCGGCAGAGCTATGTAGCCTTCCTTCCCTGCGGGACCTCAGTGTGCGCAGGAACCAGCTCAGCACCCTGCCCGATG aGCTGGGGGATCTTCCTCTTGTCCGCCTGGATTTCTCCTGTAACCGTGTCTCCCGCATCCCGGTCTCCTTCTGCCGCCTCAGGCACCTGCAGGTCATTCTGCTGGACAGCAACCCCCTGCAGAGCCCACCGGCTCAG ATCTGCCTGAAGGGGAAACTTCACATCTTCAAGTACTTGTCAACAGAAGCTGGGCGGCGTGGGGCGTCTGCACTGGGGGACCTGGCCCCTTCCCGCCCCCCGAGTTTCAGTCCCTG CCCTGCTGAGGACTTATTTCCGGGACGTCGGTACGATGGCGGGCTAGACTCGGGCTTCCACAGCGTTGACAGTGGCAGCAAGAGGTGGTCTGGAAATGAG TCAACAGATGAATTTTCGGAGTTGTCCTTCCGGATCTCGGAGCTGGCCCGGGAGCCTCGGGGGCCCAGGGAGCGGAGGGAGGATGGCTCTG CTGACGGAGACCCTGAGCAGATTGACTTCATTGACAGCCACGTGCCTGCGGAGGACGAGGAGCGAGGCGCTGCTGAG GAGCAGCGGCCACCGGAGTTAAGCCCTGCGGCAGGGGACGCCGAGAAGGCACCCAGCAGCAG TGTTCTGAAGCTGGGGGTCAGGGCTGCTGGTGGAGGTGCTGCGTCCACTCAGGCCGCCTACAA CGGCATGCCTAAGTCCAGTGCCACCCAGCTGGGCGCttcaggagggcagggagcccccgcccccgccccccaggagccccttccTGCAGCTGGACCAG CAACGGTGCCTGCTCCCCGGCCACTCGGCTCCATTCAGAGACCAAACAGCTTCCTCTTCCGTTCTTCCTCTCAGAGTGGTTCAG gcCCTTCCTCACCAGACTCTGTCTTGAGACCTCGGCGATCCCCCCAGCTTCTCGATGAGAAGGAGCTGATGGCACAGCTGCGCCCG gtCCTCGAGTCAAAGCTGCAGCGGCCCCTGCCCGAGGACCTGGCAGAGGCTCTGGCCAATGGGGTCATCCTGTGTCAGCTGGCCAACCAGCTGCGGCCCCGCTCCGTGCCCTTCATCCACGTGCCGTCACCTGCTGTG CCAAAACTTAGTGCTCTCAAGTCTCGGAAAAATGTGGAGAGTTTCTTAGAAGCCTGTcgaaaaatgggggtgcctgag GCTGACCTGTGCTCGCCCTCGGATCTCCTCCAGGGCACCGCCCAGGGGCTGTGGACCACCCTGGAGGCTGTGAagcgggtggggggcagggtccccccacccctctggcccCCCTCTGGTCTGGGCGGCTTCATCCTCTTCTACGTGGTCCTCATGCTGCTGCTCTATGTCGTCTACACTCGGCTCCTGGGTTCCTAG
- the LRCH4 gene encoding leucine-rich repeat and calponin homology domain-containing protein 4 isoform X3, with amino-acid sequence MAAAVAAPLAAGGEEAAATTSVPGSPGLPGSRSAERALEEAVATGTLNLSNRRLKHFPRGAARSYDLSDITQADLSRNRFPEVPEAACQLVSLEGLSLYHNCLRCLNPALGNLTALTYLNLSRNQLSSLPPYICQLPLRVLIVSNNKLGALPPDISALGSLRQLDVSGNELQALPAELCSLPSLRDLSVRRNQLSTLPDELGDLPLVRLDFSCNRVSRIPVSFCRLRHLQVILLDSNPLQSPPAQICLKGKLHIFKYLSTEAGRRGASALGDLAPSRPPSFSPCPAEDLFPGRRYDGGLDSGFHSVDSGSKRWSGNESTDEFSELSFRISELAREPRGPRERREDGSADGDPEQIDFIDSHVPAEDEERGAAEEQRPPELSPAAGDAEKAPSSRREEPAGEERRRPDTLQLWQERERRQQQQHSGVWGAPRKDSVLKLGVRAAGGGAASTQAAYNGMPKSSATQLGASGGQGAPAPAPQEPLPAAGPATVPAPRPLGSIQRPNSFLFRSSSQSGSGPSSPDSVLRPRRSPQLLDEKELMAQLRPVLESKLQRPLPEDLAEALANGVILCQLANQLRPRSVPFIHVPSPAVPKLSALKSRKNVESFLEACRKMGVPEESLCQPHHILEEEGAPGRGLPYIAAVIHALLERP; translated from the exons ATGGCGGCGGCGGTAGCGGCCCCACTCGCCGCCGGGGGTGAGGAGGCGGCGGCCACGACCTCTGTTCCAGGGTCTCCGGGTCTGCCCGGGAGCCGCAGTGCAGAGAGGGCCCTGGAGGAGGCCGTGGCCACCGGGACCCTGAACCTATCTAACCGGCGCTTGAAGCACTTCCCCCGGGGCGCGGCCCGCAGCTACGACCTGTCAGACATCACCCAGGCTG ACCTGTCCCGGAACCGGTTCCCTGAGGTGCCGGAGGCAGCATGCCAGCTGGTGTCCCTGGAGGGCCTGAGCCTCTACCACAATTGCCTGAGATGCCTGAACCCAGCCTTGGGGAATCTCACAGCCCTTACCTACCTCAACCTCAG CCGAAACCAGCTGTCATCGCTGCCACCCTACATCTGCCAGCTGCCTCTGAGGGTGCTCATCGTCAGCAACAACAAACTGGGAGCCCTGCCTCCCGACATCAGCGCCTTGGGAAGCCTGCGGCAGCTT GATGTGAGCGGCAATGAGTTGCAGGCCCTCCCGGCAGAGCTATGTAGCCTTCCTTCCCTGCGGGACCTCAGTGTGCGCAGGAACCAGCTCAGCACCCTGCCCGATG aGCTGGGGGATCTTCCTCTTGTCCGCCTGGATTTCTCCTGTAACCGTGTCTCCCGCATCCCGGTCTCCTTCTGCCGCCTCAGGCACCTGCAGGTCATTCTGCTGGACAGCAACCCCCTGCAGAGCCCACCGGCTCAG ATCTGCCTGAAGGGGAAACTTCACATCTTCAAGTACTTGTCAACAGAAGCTGGGCGGCGTGGGGCGTCTGCACTGGGGGACCTGGCCCCTTCCCGCCCCCCGAGTTTCAGTCCCTG CCCTGCTGAGGACTTATTTCCGGGACGTCGGTACGATGGCGGGCTAGACTCGGGCTTCCACAGCGTTGACAGTGGCAGCAAGAGGTGGTCTGGAAATGAG TCAACAGATGAATTTTCGGAGTTGTCCTTCCGGATCTCGGAGCTGGCCCGGGAGCCTCGGGGGCCCAGGGAGCGGAGGGAGGATGGCTCTG CTGACGGAGACCCTGAGCAGATTGACTTCATTGACAGCCACGTGCCTGCGGAGGACGAGGAGCGAGGCGCTGCTGAG GAGCAGCGGCCACCGGAGTTAAGCCCTGCGGCAGGGGACGCCGAGAAGGCACCCAGCAGCAG gcGGGAGGAGCCGGCGGGGGAGGAGCGGCGGCGCCCCGACACCTTGCAGCTGTGGCAGGAGCGggagcggcggcagcagcagcagcacagtggggtgtggggggcccCCAGGAAGGACAG TGTTCTGAAGCTGGGGGTCAGGGCTGCTGGTGGAGGTGCTGCGTCCACTCAGGCCGCCTACAA CGGCATGCCTAAGTCCAGTGCCACCCAGCTGGGCGCttcaggagggcagggagcccccgcccccgccccccaggagccccttccTGCAGCTGGACCAG CAACGGTGCCTGCTCCCCGGCCACTCGGCTCCATTCAGAGACCAAACAGCTTCCTCTTCCGTTCTTCCTCTCAGAGTGGTTCAG gcCCTTCCTCACCAGACTCTGTCTTGAGACCTCGGCGATCCCCCCAGCTTCTCGATGAGAAGGAGCTGATGGCACAGCTGCGCCCG gtCCTCGAGTCAAAGCTGCAGCGGCCCCTGCCCGAGGACCTGGCAGAGGCTCTGGCCAATGGGGTCATCCTGTGTCAGCTGGCCAACCAGCTGCGGCCCCGCTCCGTGCCCTTCATCCACGTGCCGTCACCTGCTGTG CCAAAACTTAGTGCTCTCAAGTCTCGGAAAAATGTGGAGAGTTTCTTAGAAGCCTGTcgaaaaatgggggtgcctgag gagtCCCTGTGCCAGCCCCATCACATCTTGGAAGAGGAGGGGGCCCCGGGAAGGGGCCTCCCCTACATCGCTGCTGTCATCCACGCACTGCTGGAACGGCCATAG
- the LRCH4 gene encoding leucine-rich repeat and calponin homology domain-containing protein 4 isoform X2, protein MAAAVAAPLAAGGEEAAATTSVPGSPGLPGSRSAERALEEAVATGTLNLSNRRLKHFPRGAARSYDLSDITQADLSRNRFPEVPEAACQLVSLEGLSLYHNCLRCLNPALGNLTALTYLNLSRNQLSSLPPYICQLPLRVLIVSNNKLGALPPDISALGSLRQLDVSGNELQALPAELCSLPSLRDLSVRRNQLSTLPDELGDLPLVRLDFSCNRVSRIPVSFCRLRHLQVILLDSNPLQSPPAQICLKGKLHIFKYLSTEAGRRGASALGDLAPSRPPSFSPCPAEDLFPGRRYDGGLDSGFHSVDSGSKRWSGNESTDEFSELSFRISELAREPRGPRERREDGSADGDPEQIDFIDSHVPAEDEERGAAEEQRPPELSPAAGDAEKAPSSRREEPAGEERRRPDTLQLWQERERRQQQQHSGVWGAPRKDSGMPKSSATQLGASGGQGAPAPAPQEPLPAAGPATVPAPRPLGSIQRPNSFLFRSSSQSGSGPSSPDSVLRPRRSPQLLDEKELMAQLRPVLESKLQRPLPEDLAEALANGVILCQLANQLRPRSVPFIHVPSPAVPKLSALKSRKNVESFLEACRKMGVPEADLCSPSDLLQGTAQGLWTTLEAVKRVGGRVPPPLWPPSGLGGFILFYVVLMLLLYVVYTRLLGS, encoded by the exons ATGGCGGCGGCGGTAGCGGCCCCACTCGCCGCCGGGGGTGAGGAGGCGGCGGCCACGACCTCTGTTCCAGGGTCTCCGGGTCTGCCCGGGAGCCGCAGTGCAGAGAGGGCCCTGGAGGAGGCCGTGGCCACCGGGACCCTGAACCTATCTAACCGGCGCTTGAAGCACTTCCCCCGGGGCGCGGCCCGCAGCTACGACCTGTCAGACATCACCCAGGCTG ACCTGTCCCGGAACCGGTTCCCTGAGGTGCCGGAGGCAGCATGCCAGCTGGTGTCCCTGGAGGGCCTGAGCCTCTACCACAATTGCCTGAGATGCCTGAACCCAGCCTTGGGGAATCTCACAGCCCTTACCTACCTCAACCTCAG CCGAAACCAGCTGTCATCGCTGCCACCCTACATCTGCCAGCTGCCTCTGAGGGTGCTCATCGTCAGCAACAACAAACTGGGAGCCCTGCCTCCCGACATCAGCGCCTTGGGAAGCCTGCGGCAGCTT GATGTGAGCGGCAATGAGTTGCAGGCCCTCCCGGCAGAGCTATGTAGCCTTCCTTCCCTGCGGGACCTCAGTGTGCGCAGGAACCAGCTCAGCACCCTGCCCGATG aGCTGGGGGATCTTCCTCTTGTCCGCCTGGATTTCTCCTGTAACCGTGTCTCCCGCATCCCGGTCTCCTTCTGCCGCCTCAGGCACCTGCAGGTCATTCTGCTGGACAGCAACCCCCTGCAGAGCCCACCGGCTCAG ATCTGCCTGAAGGGGAAACTTCACATCTTCAAGTACTTGTCAACAGAAGCTGGGCGGCGTGGGGCGTCTGCACTGGGGGACCTGGCCCCTTCCCGCCCCCCGAGTTTCAGTCCCTG CCCTGCTGAGGACTTATTTCCGGGACGTCGGTACGATGGCGGGCTAGACTCGGGCTTCCACAGCGTTGACAGTGGCAGCAAGAGGTGGTCTGGAAATGAG TCAACAGATGAATTTTCGGAGTTGTCCTTCCGGATCTCGGAGCTGGCCCGGGAGCCTCGGGGGCCCAGGGAGCGGAGGGAGGATGGCTCTG CTGACGGAGACCCTGAGCAGATTGACTTCATTGACAGCCACGTGCCTGCGGAGGACGAGGAGCGAGGCGCTGCTGAG GAGCAGCGGCCACCGGAGTTAAGCCCTGCGGCAGGGGACGCCGAGAAGGCACCCAGCAGCAG gcGGGAGGAGCCGGCGGGGGAGGAGCGGCGGCGCCCCGACACCTTGCAGCTGTGGCAGGAGCGggagcggcggcagcagcagcagcacagtggggtgtggggggcccCCAGGAAGGACAG CGGCATGCCTAAGTCCAGTGCCACCCAGCTGGGCGCttcaggagggcagggagcccccgcccccgccccccaggagccccttccTGCAGCTGGACCAG CAACGGTGCCTGCTCCCCGGCCACTCGGCTCCATTCAGAGACCAAACAGCTTCCTCTTCCGTTCTTCCTCTCAGAGTGGTTCAG gcCCTTCCTCACCAGACTCTGTCTTGAGACCTCGGCGATCCCCCCAGCTTCTCGATGAGAAGGAGCTGATGGCACAGCTGCGCCCG gtCCTCGAGTCAAAGCTGCAGCGGCCCCTGCCCGAGGACCTGGCAGAGGCTCTGGCCAATGGGGTCATCCTGTGTCAGCTGGCCAACCAGCTGCGGCCCCGCTCCGTGCCCTTCATCCACGTGCCGTCACCTGCTGTG CCAAAACTTAGTGCTCTCAAGTCTCGGAAAAATGTGGAGAGTTTCTTAGAAGCCTGTcgaaaaatgggggtgcctgag GCTGACCTGTGCTCGCCCTCGGATCTCCTCCAGGGCACCGCCCAGGGGCTGTGGACCACCCTGGAGGCTGTGAagcgggtggggggcagggtccccccacccctctggcccCCCTCTGGTCTGGGCGGCTTCATCCTCTTCTACGTGGTCCTCATGCTGCTGCTCTATGTCGTCTACACTCGGCTCCTGGGTTCCTAG
- the LRCH4 gene encoding leucine-rich repeat and calponin homology domain-containing protein 4 isoform X1, which yields MAAAVAAPLAAGGEEAAATTSVPGSPGLPGSRSAERALEEAVATGTLNLSNRRLKHFPRGAARSYDLSDITQADLSRNRFPEVPEAACQLVSLEGLSLYHNCLRCLNPALGNLTALTYLNLSRNQLSSLPPYICQLPLRVLIVSNNKLGALPPDISALGSLRQLDVSGNELQALPAELCSLPSLRDLSVRRNQLSTLPDELGDLPLVRLDFSCNRVSRIPVSFCRLRHLQVILLDSNPLQSPPAQICLKGKLHIFKYLSTEAGRRGASALGDLAPSRPPSFSPCPAEDLFPGRRYDGGLDSGFHSVDSGSKRWSGNESTDEFSELSFRISELAREPRGPRERREDGSADGDPEQIDFIDSHVPAEDEERGAAEEQRPPELSPAAGDAEKAPSSRREEPAGEERRRPDTLQLWQERERRQQQQHSGVWGAPRKDSVLKLGVRAAGGGAASTQAAYNGMPKSSATQLGASGGQGAPAPAPQEPLPAAGPATVPAPRPLGSIQRPNSFLFRSSSQSGSGPSSPDSVLRPRRSPQLLDEKELMAQLRPVLESKLQRPLPEDLAEALANGVILCQLANQLRPRSVPFIHVPSPAVPKLSALKSRKNVESFLEACRKMGVPEADLCSPSDLLQGTAQGLWTTLEAVKRVGGRVPPPLWPPSGLGGFILFYVVLMLLLYVVYTRLLGS from the exons ATGGCGGCGGCGGTAGCGGCCCCACTCGCCGCCGGGGGTGAGGAGGCGGCGGCCACGACCTCTGTTCCAGGGTCTCCGGGTCTGCCCGGGAGCCGCAGTGCAGAGAGGGCCCTGGAGGAGGCCGTGGCCACCGGGACCCTGAACCTATCTAACCGGCGCTTGAAGCACTTCCCCCGGGGCGCGGCCCGCAGCTACGACCTGTCAGACATCACCCAGGCTG ACCTGTCCCGGAACCGGTTCCCTGAGGTGCCGGAGGCAGCATGCCAGCTGGTGTCCCTGGAGGGCCTGAGCCTCTACCACAATTGCCTGAGATGCCTGAACCCAGCCTTGGGGAATCTCACAGCCCTTACCTACCTCAACCTCAG CCGAAACCAGCTGTCATCGCTGCCACCCTACATCTGCCAGCTGCCTCTGAGGGTGCTCATCGTCAGCAACAACAAACTGGGAGCCCTGCCTCCCGACATCAGCGCCTTGGGAAGCCTGCGGCAGCTT GATGTGAGCGGCAATGAGTTGCAGGCCCTCCCGGCAGAGCTATGTAGCCTTCCTTCCCTGCGGGACCTCAGTGTGCGCAGGAACCAGCTCAGCACCCTGCCCGATG aGCTGGGGGATCTTCCTCTTGTCCGCCTGGATTTCTCCTGTAACCGTGTCTCCCGCATCCCGGTCTCCTTCTGCCGCCTCAGGCACCTGCAGGTCATTCTGCTGGACAGCAACCCCCTGCAGAGCCCACCGGCTCAG ATCTGCCTGAAGGGGAAACTTCACATCTTCAAGTACTTGTCAACAGAAGCTGGGCGGCGTGGGGCGTCTGCACTGGGGGACCTGGCCCCTTCCCGCCCCCCGAGTTTCAGTCCCTG CCCTGCTGAGGACTTATTTCCGGGACGTCGGTACGATGGCGGGCTAGACTCGGGCTTCCACAGCGTTGACAGTGGCAGCAAGAGGTGGTCTGGAAATGAG TCAACAGATGAATTTTCGGAGTTGTCCTTCCGGATCTCGGAGCTGGCCCGGGAGCCTCGGGGGCCCAGGGAGCGGAGGGAGGATGGCTCTG CTGACGGAGACCCTGAGCAGATTGACTTCATTGACAGCCACGTGCCTGCGGAGGACGAGGAGCGAGGCGCTGCTGAG GAGCAGCGGCCACCGGAGTTAAGCCCTGCGGCAGGGGACGCCGAGAAGGCACCCAGCAGCAG gcGGGAGGAGCCGGCGGGGGAGGAGCGGCGGCGCCCCGACACCTTGCAGCTGTGGCAGGAGCGggagcggcggcagcagcagcagcacagtggggtgtggggggcccCCAGGAAGGACAG TGTTCTGAAGCTGGGGGTCAGGGCTGCTGGTGGAGGTGCTGCGTCCACTCAGGCCGCCTACAA CGGCATGCCTAAGTCCAGTGCCACCCAGCTGGGCGCttcaggagggcagggagcccccgcccccgccccccaggagccccttccTGCAGCTGGACCAG CAACGGTGCCTGCTCCCCGGCCACTCGGCTCCATTCAGAGACCAAACAGCTTCCTCTTCCGTTCTTCCTCTCAGAGTGGTTCAG gcCCTTCCTCACCAGACTCTGTCTTGAGACCTCGGCGATCCCCCCAGCTTCTCGATGAGAAGGAGCTGATGGCACAGCTGCGCCCG gtCCTCGAGTCAAAGCTGCAGCGGCCCCTGCCCGAGGACCTGGCAGAGGCTCTGGCCAATGGGGTCATCCTGTGTCAGCTGGCCAACCAGCTGCGGCCCCGCTCCGTGCCCTTCATCCACGTGCCGTCACCTGCTGTG CCAAAACTTAGTGCTCTCAAGTCTCGGAAAAATGTGGAGAGTTTCTTAGAAGCCTGTcgaaaaatgggggtgcctgag GCTGACCTGTGCTCGCCCTCGGATCTCCTCCAGGGCACCGCCCAGGGGCTGTGGACCACCCTGGAGGCTGTGAagcgggtggggggcagggtccccccacccctctggcccCCCTCTGGTCTGGGCGGCTTCATCCTCTTCTACGTGGTCCTCATGCTGCTGCTCTATGTCGTCTACACTCGGCTCCTGGGTTCCTAG
- the LRCH4 gene encoding leucine-rich repeat and calponin homology domain-containing protein 4 isoform X5 produces MAAAVAAPLAAGGEEAAATTSVPGSPGLPGSRSAERALEEAVATGTLNLSNRRLKHFPRGAARSYDLSDITQADLSRNRFPEVPEAACQLVSLEGLSLYHNCLRCLNPALGNLTALTYLNLSRNQLSSLPPYICQLPLRVLIVSNNKLGALPPDISALGSLRQLDVSGNELQALPAELCSLPSLRDLSVRRNQLSTLPDELGDLPLVRLDFSCNRVSRIPVSFCRLRHLQVILLDSNPLQSPPAQICLKGKLHIFKYLSTEAGRRGASALGDLAPSRPPSFSPCPAEDLFPGRRYDGGLDSGFHSVDSGSKRWSGNESTDEFSELSFRISELAREPRGPRERREDGSADGDPEQIDFIDSHVPAEDEERGAAEEQRPPELSPAAGDAEKAPSSSGMPKSSATQLGASGGQGAPAPAPQEPLPAAGPATVPAPRPLGSIQRPNSFLFRSSSQSGSGPSSPDSVLRPRRSPQLLDEKELMAQLRPVLESKLQRPLPEDLAEALANGVILCQLANQLRPRSVPFIHVPSPAVPKLSALKSRKNVESFLEACRKMGVPEADLCSPSDLLQGTAQGLWTTLEAVKRVGGRVPPPLWPPSGLGGFILFYVVLMLLLYVVYTRLLGS; encoded by the exons ATGGCGGCGGCGGTAGCGGCCCCACTCGCCGCCGGGGGTGAGGAGGCGGCGGCCACGACCTCTGTTCCAGGGTCTCCGGGTCTGCCCGGGAGCCGCAGTGCAGAGAGGGCCCTGGAGGAGGCCGTGGCCACCGGGACCCTGAACCTATCTAACCGGCGCTTGAAGCACTTCCCCCGGGGCGCGGCCCGCAGCTACGACCTGTCAGACATCACCCAGGCTG ACCTGTCCCGGAACCGGTTCCCTGAGGTGCCGGAGGCAGCATGCCAGCTGGTGTCCCTGGAGGGCCTGAGCCTCTACCACAATTGCCTGAGATGCCTGAACCCAGCCTTGGGGAATCTCACAGCCCTTACCTACCTCAACCTCAG CCGAAACCAGCTGTCATCGCTGCCACCCTACATCTGCCAGCTGCCTCTGAGGGTGCTCATCGTCAGCAACAACAAACTGGGAGCCCTGCCTCCCGACATCAGCGCCTTGGGAAGCCTGCGGCAGCTT GATGTGAGCGGCAATGAGTTGCAGGCCCTCCCGGCAGAGCTATGTAGCCTTCCTTCCCTGCGGGACCTCAGTGTGCGCAGGAACCAGCTCAGCACCCTGCCCGATG aGCTGGGGGATCTTCCTCTTGTCCGCCTGGATTTCTCCTGTAACCGTGTCTCCCGCATCCCGGTCTCCTTCTGCCGCCTCAGGCACCTGCAGGTCATTCTGCTGGACAGCAACCCCCTGCAGAGCCCACCGGCTCAG ATCTGCCTGAAGGGGAAACTTCACATCTTCAAGTACTTGTCAACAGAAGCTGGGCGGCGTGGGGCGTCTGCACTGGGGGACCTGGCCCCTTCCCGCCCCCCGAGTTTCAGTCCCTG CCCTGCTGAGGACTTATTTCCGGGACGTCGGTACGATGGCGGGCTAGACTCGGGCTTCCACAGCGTTGACAGTGGCAGCAAGAGGTGGTCTGGAAATGAG TCAACAGATGAATTTTCGGAGTTGTCCTTCCGGATCTCGGAGCTGGCCCGGGAGCCTCGGGGGCCCAGGGAGCGGAGGGAGGATGGCTCTG CTGACGGAGACCCTGAGCAGATTGACTTCATTGACAGCCACGTGCCTGCGGAGGACGAGGAGCGAGGCGCTGCTGAG GAGCAGCGGCCACCGGAGTTAAGCCCTGCGGCAGGGGACGCCGAGAAGGCACCCAGCAGCAG CGGCATGCCTAAGTCCAGTGCCACCCAGCTGGGCGCttcaggagggcagggagcccccgcccccgccccccaggagccccttccTGCAGCTGGACCAG CAACGGTGCCTGCTCCCCGGCCACTCGGCTCCATTCAGAGACCAAACAGCTTCCTCTTCCGTTCTTCCTCTCAGAGTGGTTCAG gcCCTTCCTCACCAGACTCTGTCTTGAGACCTCGGCGATCCCCCCAGCTTCTCGATGAGAAGGAGCTGATGGCACAGCTGCGCCCG gtCCTCGAGTCAAAGCTGCAGCGGCCCCTGCCCGAGGACCTGGCAGAGGCTCTGGCCAATGGGGTCATCCTGTGTCAGCTGGCCAACCAGCTGCGGCCCCGCTCCGTGCCCTTCATCCACGTGCCGTCACCTGCTGTG CCAAAACTTAGTGCTCTCAAGTCTCGGAAAAATGTGGAGAGTTTCTTAGAAGCCTGTcgaaaaatgggggtgcctgag GCTGACCTGTGCTCGCCCTCGGATCTCCTCCAGGGCACCGCCCAGGGGCTGTGGACCACCCTGGAGGCTGTGAagcgggtggggggcagggtccccccacccctctggcccCCCTCTGGTCTGGGCGGCTTCATCCTCTTCTACGTGGTCCTCATGCTGCTGCTCTATGTCGTCTACACTCGGCTCCTGGGTTCCTAG